The genome window TAAAATTTTTTGTAACTTTAAGCACAAGTATTCCGATGTAGctaaaaacaatttttattgGCCTAATGTCATGTGCTCTGCTGCTAAGCTTCACTTCGTCTGTCTAAAGAGGTGGTATACTTTGTTCATTCCTGAAGAAATTTTGAGGATCAACCACGGTTTTCACACGTACCAATCTATCAaaattatctttaaaaaacTTGCtgccataaaccctagcaatgTCAAACTCTGTCTGATTATGAAGATTAGCGCCAATATCAATATCCCTGTAGTTTAGGAAGGCCTCTCTTGGGTTCTTGGAGACAAATGGAGTCATCTCTTCGTACAATTTTCTCGAGAAGCTGAGGTAATTGTTGGTAGTTTCAATTCCTTCCTCTGTCCAAGACATATAATACTGAATCTTGAATAGGTTTCCAGCTCTGTGAGGGAATGGAGTGGCTGAGGTAGCAATCTCATCCATTCTTCCACCATAAGGGTTCCATTGCACGTACACTTTCTCGATCTTTTGCACCATTTGCCAAATGGATTCTATTCCTTCTTTTGGAATTGGTTCTTTCACATAATCGGACTTACTTTTGAAGAAGAATGTTGGTATATTTGTCCTGTTAAGTAGAACATTGATGGGAGTTCCAATTGGGTAGCCAGCCCAAAATACAGTGGATTCTACCCAACTCATTTCGAAACAGTCTTTGCGCTGTAAACCAAGTTCAGGGAAGCTCTCATTTATCAACCGAAGAAGCTCATCAATTTgacccaaaaagtgaccactGAATGAGACTTCCACGGCCTTTTTCTTCCCCTCTCCATTGCTGACTTGCGAAGTTGCTCTTATGTAGGTGTTTTTAGGCAGCTTAGGAGCAACGTATTGCCATCGGTAAAGGACGTCTAGGGCACCTTGTTCAATGCTTCTTGTAACATTGAACACAGTTACTTTAGCTGGAACTCGAACTAACTTAATCTTCCATGAAAGAATAACTCCAAAGCTTGCTCCACCACCTCCTCTAATGGCCCAAAAAAGATCTTCTCCcattgaatttttataaagaaTTGTGCCATTCACATTAACTAGCTTAGCATCTTCAATATTATCCGCTGAAAGCCCAAATTTTCTCATCGTAGGACCATACCCCCCACCACTAATAAGGCCACCAGTCGCAACAGTTGGGCAAACTCCAGCCGGAAATCCATGAACCTTACTTTTCTCAGCAATTTTGTAATAAAGTTCGCCTGCCGTGGCCCCAGCTTGAACCCAAGCGCTTTCATCTGTGACATTTATTTCAATTGATCGAAGATTAAACATGTCAAGAATGATAAATGGGACAGATGAAACGTATGATAGGCCCTCATAATCATGGCCACCGCTCCGGATTCTAATATGCAAAGCATGTTGTTTTGCACAAACCACAGTTGCTTGGACATGAGATTCATGCATGGCTGCAATAATAGCCATTGGTTTTGGAATTGTAGGTGTTGAATATCTGCGGTTTTGTATGTATGCATTCAAAACATATTGAAAAGAggtatttttgtgtgtgtaaatGGTTTCAATGATTGGATAGGAGGACTCAGAAAATTTGGGAAGGCACTGAAGGAAGTCATTGAGATCCGCATAGGCAGTTGTCCATGAGACTGAGGACAGAAGGACTGAGAGAACAAAGAATAATTTTGCTTTAGAGGTTGGCACCTTCTTCATTTgtcgaaatatttttttttctttgaaaactAAACCGCAGGTTATGGCTCTTCACTTGGTTGGCAGTATTTCTAGAGAAGTCAAAACCACTGAGaacagttttttattttggtcaaaACCATGTACACAGATAGATAGTCTACCAAATAATTTTATGGGCTAAAAGAGAGATGAACGCCTTGCTAGATCTGCTCACCAATAAGAAAATCTGGCCAAATGAAGAAATTAGTTTCATTGAATTGGAAGGCTTATAAATTTCCAAGGGacaaaatttagaatttgaaGTGGCTTCCAGATGCACAAGGATGTGTTTTTGGGGTTAGGTCAAATCAAATCGTGAGAAATATTGGAGCAAAAATTAGTACAGGTAAAATGTTGGATCTTAATTAGTAATGCTGTACAATGCCATTCACCTTGTAATTCAAAGCTAGTTGGCTAAAGCATTgtcttaattatataatagGACTTTGTATTTTCACATTGGACATGAGTTACAAACATGAATAAATTTCATagaagaatttttaaaaataacattaatttagaatttaaGGAGTTGTTAAGATAAATTATGGCGAGATTGACTTTAATTAGGAGATTTAATTCAtattcttattattttatttctttctcttttgtatAGATCTTGTGCAATTAGGACTTTATTTGTTTCCTTGTTATTGAATTGACCCTAATAATGCTACaggcaccaacttgtttaccaacttaTTGATACCAACATATGTGGCACAGTCCAAATCATATGTCatctcattcttttttttttgccatcatctttttgtttcaacaaaaagaatttcacccagcaaaaaccaaaaaaattaagaaaagaaataaatagaaCACCCCTTCACCTCtgtaaaaccctaaaaatatatatagtcccTCCATTAAAGGTCCCTTCTGAAAAACCCTTGGATGTATTATCACAAAcaaattagtttaaattcatttttttaattctaagaACAGGAAGATTTCACCAAGCAAACAAGGTTGAGATTAACCACTCTTTTTGCTTTATTCTTATTGACATGGGTATCGCTAGTGTCAGGTctaaaactttcaaaaattcaagaaatccAATGATTGTTCTCTCATGAAATATAATAACCAAACTTCCAACAAAAACATACTTGCAACCTCGCTTAATTCAATTACTTCAACGCGGTGGCGGAGTCCATGTACAGGACTTGgccatatatttatatgtatgtatgagcaaataaatagaaagagaaaattcaaatagcaaataaaaataaatccaaTAAATGGATGAGCATGCAGCAAAAGGAGTAAGTTTCTCAAAAATCTCTTACCCACTGTAATTTACTGTTTCATTTCGACAAGGGTCTCAAACCCGAATAGCTTTAAGAATTAAAATCTTGAGTACAAATTGTTTGTCATGATggatttttatatttccttgTTGTGTGCCAAACTCCAAGAATACGGTATCTATTCAAAAGCCAAAcactacaaaataaaaaggaactGTGCGACCAAGAAGTAGCAGCATATGAAATAGGGCAGGCAACCTCCCCCCGTGAGAGTTTTGGCAACCTTGGTTTATCATCCTCGACGTAGAAGACTGACCCCAAAGGAAATTGGGCACACAATGTCGGATAAGGAAAAAGCACACCTTGTAGACTCTTCTGGCCTTGCCAACTTTGCCAACCATCTAGAAATTGAGAAAGGTATagaacaagaacaaagaaCTACTAAGCCGCACTACTTGGGTAGCAATTCAACTGTGGCaggtggcaaaaaaaaaaataaatctggAGCTTTCTGATATGAGGTTGGTATCAATGAATGTGATGGTGGGATACAAATTAGGCTCTGCAAATAGGCTATTCATTGACATTTTGACTGACCGACTCTCTTTGCATATGAATGGatgtcttcttctcttctaTTCTCTTGAGCTGGGTTAGGGGAGCTGGGAAGCGGAAAAGTCCTAATTGGTTAATgtgttttaattaataataaaaaattaataagggtaaacttggaaaataaaagataCTTTAtctgatgcattaatgacctTTTTTGAAGTGTAAGCAAATTGACACATGTTATGAGTAAAAGAGAGaatgtccaaaagagaaggttgctTTAGCATTCCCCAATAATTTtctgataaaaataaataaatgcttATGTGTCATGACTTAAACGGTTGGATAATTTAATGGTTCATATATTTTGAATAAATGCATGAATGTTAAATGCAGGGCTCGGAATCCATCATTTAATAATGAAG of Prunus dulcis chromosome 4, ALMONDv2, whole genome shotgun sequence contains these proteins:
- the LOC117624309 gene encoding berberine bridge enzyme-like 7 codes for the protein MKKVPTSKAKLFFVLSVLLSSVSWTTAYADLNDFLQCLPKFSESSYPIIETIYTHKNTSFQYVLNAYIQNRRYSTPTIPKPMAIIAAMHESHVQATVVCAKQHALHIRIRSGGHDYEGLSYVSSVPFIILDMFNLRSIEINVTDESAWVQAGATAGELYYKIAEKSKVHGFPAGVCPTVATGGLISGGGYGPTMRKFGLSADNIEDAKLVNVNGTILYKNSMGEDLFWAIRGGGGASFGVILSWKIKLVRVPAKVTVFNVTRSIEQGALDVLYRWQYVAPKLPKNTYIRATSQVSNGEGKKKAVEVSFSGHFLGQIDELLRLINESFPELGLQRKDCFEMSWVESTVFWAGYPIGTPINVLLNRTNIPTFFFKSKSDYVKEPIPKEGIESIWQMVQKIEKVYVQWNPYGGRMDEIATSATPFPHRAGNLFKIQYYMSWTEEGIETTNNYLSFSRKLYEEMTPFVSKNPREAFLNYRDIDIGANLHNQTEFDIARVYGSKFFKDNFDRLVRVKTVVDPQNFFRNEQSIPPL